The sequence TTGCAGCCTACAAACAATTTTTCGTCGTTGTAGAAAATAGCCCAGCACTGGTCCGTCATCTTGATGTTTTGGTATATAGGGTATCCATTGCTGACAACATCAAATATCTGTACAATGTTGTCCTCGGGAAAGCTGACTGCTATTCGGTCTCCATCTAGACGGGTTATATCATATGGTTTTCCCGTCACGCCAATATCCCTGTTGTGTGTTCCATCAATATTAAACATTATAAGCTTCTTATTATCACTCCAGTCGGCAAACAGAAGTTTTTCATCTGCTAAAATTACACAGCCTCTAAGATCAATCGGTATTCTTGACTTCCGTTTACAGGtcttgattttctttatcaCTTTGAGCATAACTCTATTTGGATCTGTTGTTTCAATTACCCGTGATGCAATGCTCTTAGTAGAGTTCCTATTCTCCGCCCTTGTTATGGATTCGGGGATTGCAGAAGGAGGAGGTTTTTCTTGGGTATCAATGCTTCCAAAACTTTTGATATCGTTAGTTAGAGATATAATTCTTGGATTTAAATGTAGGTATAGTTGTAAGTTCTCGCCTTCATTTTCCTTCAGAGTTGCTTCAATTAATCGCTTCTCTTTCGAGAACATCTTTTCCAACTTGTTGGATGCAAGGAAAGTTTGGACACCAGAACCAATTTTCTTTATACATCCAGATATTGTCTGAATATCAACTAGTTGCTGCTTCTTGGTgtcaatgtcaaataaaaactgTGCGATATCTAAACTGTGCTTCTGTTCACCTACTATCAATTCGTCTAAAATAGCTTTTTCAAGCTTGTCAAGATGTTCATTTAGCGCTTTTCTGACATTTTTGATTTCCGActgtaaaacatctttttgtTCATTGAGAAATTTTATATTGTCAGTACGGTGgcatttgattttttctatCCTTTCTAAGACACCGACAAGATCGTCTTCCATTTTTGAAGAAGCAATCGATGCTCTCGGACTTTGAGATTCGTCATCGACTGGTTTGACGTCACATTGGCGATGAGTGTCGGTGACGCAATTGACACAGCACAAAGTCGAATGTGATTGACAGAAAAAATCAAACTTCTTCTTGTGATCGTAACACTCGGTTGTTAGATCATTTAGAAACGGTCTGAGGAGAGGATAAATATCCTCGTTAAACGTGCTGTGGTCTTTTGACAACTTGGATGATTGGTGGAGCTCCGCGCATTCTTTACATAGTCCCTCCATACAAACGGAACACCAAACCATGGCCTGTCTATGAGCCTTCCTTGTCTCACATGGTccacaaaacaaaaatggtgtACTAGCCATCTTCACAATCTGCAAATGTGAGAACAAAATTTGCTTGcattaaattatttacaacaATTTAGCATTCAGAATGTTTCTCACACATTAGTACAGTAAATTGGAAAGTCCTGGCAACTGCTTCTGAGTTGAAACgaataaaaatgtgtacataCTTATTGTTTGGGTTAGGTAAGTTCAATGATGTATATCGTAAGCTGTAGAATGACTGATTTGTAAGagctaaaaataaacaagtttGCATTCGACAggatgaaaatgaatatttttcaatactAAATGCAGGAAACAAATGTGTACAAAAGTGAAAATAGATAATTCAATATTgagtaaaaaaattgaatattatataGTTTATGAATAACCCTGCGGTTAGCAACAGGTGAAAATGAATAGTAGATTCGAACTGCAAAAAGTCGTCCagaatattaaatgaaactaaGCAAAGTAAGAAATTTGTTAAAAACCTTTCCTTATAAGTCTTACAAATCAGAGTACgatttgtttgttataaatgacTGTGATGTATATAGAGGAAGTAATCATTTgtagttgtatatatatatagttgctCTTCAAGAGAACGATAATTTTCctcaaatatattttgagaGAATTACCAGGAAGGATACGTCAAATCAAAACTCATATTGTCACGATCTTAAACTCGTTTCTTTTTAACGCCTTTTCAAATTCGAATTAATTTATATTCCAGATATCCTGTAATCTCAAAACGTgtaacatttgtaaaaatatcaaaatggtCTGATGAACTCGGTCGTTAATGACATTaacaatcaaactttttattgCCATACAAATGGGAgagatccgtttgcgccaaaaatgcgtccttttgcgccacaactttttttctcaaatgctacgtttgcgccacctcttttaaaaattacatgatatcatttgcgccaaaaataaaatatacgatTGCgccaatttaaagaaaaatgacttCTATATTCTTGTCTTTTGGCATATCCTGTATCAAATCTTCAGCAAAGCAATCACCTACTTCATCTGGGTTCAGAAAAGCTAATAAAAAAATGGTGTAACCACTTGCTAACATCCCTGCCAACTTTTTTAGACTCATTTGCTAGTCTAAGATTTTGTATTTTCGGACCCATGCCTGGCCAAGGTGAAAACGACATGCCTTGATGATAATTCTTGGGAAAAACGCCTTAAAATCTTCATGCATAGATGTAAAATTCATTTGGAGATTAAATCTTGCACAACATTccttaaacaaagaaaatatttttctataacaGTCTCCTGATTTGGACGACAAAAGGCAATATAAAAGTGGAATATAATGTCTATTCCTCAAGCCAACTCATACGATTTGTGACAAAACTAATGTAAATAGTTCAAAATTCAATCATGAGTCCCTTATCCTTAGTGccaatgactttttttttttttttatcaaattaaccTTTGCTTTTTACCTGATTTTGTGTTGTTGGGCAAAGaatatttaccatttttttcatttccatttAGGCTATTAAAACTTTCTATACGTTTAGtctttgttaatttttcaataaaaaatggtCAAATGCAAGCGTTTTTTCTgcaatacaaaagaaaatgtttttcctCTTCAATTGTATAACAATATTGACACAACCGGTTATCCCAaggaatatttaggtatttccCTTTTGACGAGCCTTCgcctttagtcgaaaaagcgagacatagcgatcccacattccgtcggcgtccacaaatattcactctgaggttaaagtttttgcatttttaataattttcttataaactatactggatttctactaaacttggacagaagcttgctCATGATCATAacatagtatccagaagtaaaatttgtaagaataaaattccattttttctgttctttacttataaatggacttagtttttctgtctGAAACATTACAATCACTATGTGgctaaagtttttaaaatctaaataattttcTAAACTAACATGGATTTGaacaaaacttggacagaagcttgtttatgataatACGATAGTATCCAGAGGTAAATTTTgagctttgacacattccccatttcctttctcaattttatttgagaaaataaaattccatttgtttccgtatttttacttttgaattgacttagattttctgccaggaaacaacacgttcactctgtggttaaagtttttaaaattttaagaactttcttatactattttggatttgttccaaacttggacagaagcttgtttatgatcaaaagctaatATCTAGATGGAAATTATGGTAAAATTTTGTACATGAGTATCtataatttactaataaatggacttagtttttctgccagttaACATTACTGTGTATGTAATCATTACATGCAGTCTGcagttaaattttagaaaattgatataaactaccccgatttttaccaaacttggacactCGGAAGCTTCTTGCAATCAtgaaaatcaaaagatagtatcaagaggaatattttattgattttttcctcatttttgtt is a genomic window of Mytilus trossulus isolate FHL-02 chromosome 1, PNRI_Mtr1.1.1.hap1, whole genome shotgun sequence containing:
- the LOC134726796 gene encoding transcription intermediary factor 1-alpha-like encodes the protein MASTPFLFCGPCETRKAHRQAMVWCSVCMEGLCKECAELHQSSKLSKDHSTFNEDIYPLLRPFLNDLTTECYDHKKKFDFFCQSHSTLCCVNCVTDTHRQCDVKPVDDESQSPRASIASSKMEDDLVGVLERIEKIKCHRTDNIKFLNEQKDVLQSEIKNVRKALNEHLDKLEKAILDELIVGEQKHSLDIAQFLFDIDTKKQQLVDIQTISGCIKKIGSGVQTFLASNKLEKMFSKEKRLIEATLKENEGENLQLYLHLNPRIISLTNDIKSFGSIDTQEKPPPSAIPESITRAENRNSTKSIASRVIETTDPNRVMLKVIKKIKTCKRKSRIPIDLRGCVILADEKLLFADWSDNKKLIMFNIDGTHNRDIGVTGKPYDITRLDGDRIAVSFPEDNIVQIFDVVSNGYPIYQNIKMTDQCWAIFYNDEKLFVGCNGHKIQVMNLSGRILQTVPAKVNTVYCVNANNDCVYYSDEINNTVYCCDLEGNELWKFRDPSLKYPCALAYNREGYVFVVGNLSQNILVTSSDGQQSKSLLSKLDGVDGPAGIYFDQRSSRLLVVSASFKGVVALYDVITKPKFSNVYSS